In Zingiber officinale cultivar Zhangliang chromosome 3A, Zo_v1.1, whole genome shotgun sequence, the DNA window cccatatccaagaaggtcatgtgcctcgccacgtcagtactgggaaccgattatggaaattaatatttaatggaattaataacttaaggtgatttgggtcgaacgtgttaagttccgcaggagacccaagtcaaaacctaaaagaacgaatatattaagttttggatcaaacgtgttaagttccgcaggcgatccaaaatttaatttaaaagaacacatggtagctaggaaaaggttcagacctttgtacaaatttttgtacagtggaacctctaggttttccgagtaacaaccagcaattggtatcagagctagggttttgcctctgtgtatttggtattagtttaattatgcacatgtcatacataatttaggcaggttaatagtaggatgtgctaactttgtggatgcaggatccaactattatggcttttagttattatgtgtgtgattggacccttggacatgtcaagggcatttatatgtgtgtgcatgattgtattaaaatacagcaggagctgtatttagttttattaggattttatttttgatctagatacatgtacattccttttatggaatataggatcaaaaatgtaaaattctatttatgtcgtggatcgaatcttgcaaagcgtggaaccttctaaggaccagaggcgcagcggaactaggagcaagatggatgcgacagctagacccggtggccaaatatggcagcagcttgggatgacaacacacggaggacaactagagataaaagccataatagttgaaaattagattttctatttattgcttttatattgtgttgtgtgtatatgttagtttacatgtttagtaggctagcatagttaaaattcctcatttataaataactaagtgggagagggatttttaaataaatcccatggtctctattactggtttgtaagtgatgctaacaagcttgcgcgttggctctgagtgccttcctccataacggatgagcttgtttgtggatcactagaacagacttccatttttggatgactataggaagttaattaagagcgtgtgatcttccccaacggaaggggcataatcttattaatggacttagtgtcaagtaatggtatacacttagacacatctaatagtatcctccccatcggagtcactgctattatttgtgtgaccaaaagacaccaactattaattttatttgtcaaaaggttaggttgacaagataataaaattaatgggataaaatcctccttttacaaatgttgaatttgtatacgtccagactaacgtggcatacaaaattcacgatgttttgaggtgttggttaatttaaaatagtattgtttgagaaatcaatatttttctaaatttagagttctgaccaaaagttatttgtgattcttaggatgactttcaacccactgtccatcatacttcaacaaaatagacttactagacctaattacatagattggaaaagaaacctagacattgttcttactgctgaaagctataaatttgtactgactgagcagtgccctgaagcacctactggtgaatctacccaagaggagattgaatatcataggaaatgggtaaaagcagatgagatggcgcggtgttacattttggcttcaatgtcaaatgtattgcaacatcagcatcaagatttaccaacagcctatgatattatgaacaatctcaaggaactctttggtcatcaggatagggcttctaggcaagaagccatgagaaagataatgacaaccaccatgcaagagggtactcctgtgagggatcatatcctaaagatgatggcttatctgaacgagatacagatccttggaggagaaattgatggggaaacccagatcgatatgatcctccaaacactacctagaagttttgagcaattccgcctgaattacaatatgaacaaaagggtatattcattggcggaactactgacagaacttcaggcagcagaaggattatttcgtcacaatgctcaaattcactatgctgaaaatggttctacttctaaaccgagaggaaagaagaagaagaaacaagctagttcagcaaagaaagtgaataagtctcagagtacaggatttaaagctggagtgaagaagccaaagggcaagtgcttcatctgcaagcaggcaggacattggaaggcggactgtcctcgtaggaactaaaacaaaggtatatctcatgctctagttgttgaaacatgtttagcggtgttatctaccagcacctggtgtgtagatacaggagccactgatcatttctgcaattccttgcaggggttccaggaaacccgacgactatctgaaggagaaattaccgtctacatgggcaatgctactaaggtggcagttgttgcagtgggagacgtctacttatcttttagtagaaataggaatttggttttaagaaattgtctttatgtacccagttttagaaagaatttaatttcagtttctaaactgtttttagatggatattcagtttctttcagtaacgatgtagttattaaaagaaatatagtgattatctgttctggtgcattagttggcaat includes these proteins:
- the LOC122050548 gene encoding uncharacterized protein LOC122050548, which codes for PLSIILQQNRLTRPNYIDWKRNLDIVLTAESYKFVLTEQCPEAPTGESTQEEIEYHRKWVKADEMARCYILASMSNVLQHQHQDLPTAYDIMNNLKELFGHQDRASRQEAMRKIMTTTMQEGTPVRDHILKMMAYLNEIQILGGEIDGETQIDMILQTLPRSFEQFRLNYNMNKRVYSLAELLTELQAAEGLFRHNAQIHYAENGSTSKPRGKKKKKVGITDDRVRHGVGGLHGVIEDDSVCGVRKVHDVRTCVVAEKSIASHDLRQHELWEEIKELDFNPTQRRIQINLKSIQKILKILQRRIQKNLKSIQKSLKIQRKIQLNLKRIWESVCGIQLRTLKLSCL